In Deltaproteobacteria bacterium, a single genomic region encodes these proteins:
- a CDS encoding S9 family peptidase, producing MGMGAGVLRAEDRYQQAAPQVRAVLDTPAPPSVRVPSVGAYALATRTLRYPPIAELARPLLKLAGVRIDPENRSHHGQRHVVELSMLTLADGVTRPVALPAGARVDDIQWNAAGTKAAFTVVEDGAVQLWLLDAKTAKARRVGKLALNPMIGEALQWLPDGQSLLVQLVVPGAPPKPAPAPAGPRIESSAKAAAASSTYESRDLLRTPHEADLFQHYATSQLAIVEASGRTRKLGAPAVYGNTEVSPDGKHLLVHRIERPYSLTRAYWRFPTDVEVWDLRGHVVETIAELPLADAVPVDGVRVGPRDVGWRPTAPSTLVWAEAQDGGDTYKEVAHHDRVITKPVGKPATTWFETKQRFGGIAWFDDGKHALVSEVDRDRHRLLTKLIEVDGSATAARTVWDRSYDDRYGDPGAPVYRVSADGSWLVQVDRGAIYLVGEGATSEGDRPFLDRLDLATLETERLFRSDATGVERFVRWLDPVAGTFLTLRETPDTPRNLVTRTLGAPVAKPGKADAVRSSTAVALTHFEDPTPQLRAVTKKLVKYERADGVPLSFTLYLPPGYEAGTRLPTVFWAYPLDYTDKSHAGQVDAAPQEYTAVVGPSPIFLALQGYAVLDNVSMPVVGPTQSAYDDFLPQVEANAKAAIDKAVELGVTDRERVGVMGHSHGGLMTANLLAWTDLFRAGVARSGAYNHTMRPFGFQNERRSLYQAPQTYLQLSPVVHAERIDEPLLIIHGEIDANPGTVPLQSEKLFEAVRGVGGTTRLVMLPFESHGYVARESVEHVIAETTAWFDQHVKDAGPRKPKPKVAMKPTPAAGAKPVVAKPAAAATSAKPCEPERRRGRRAKRRAPR from the coding sequence ATGGGAATGGGCGCCGGCGTGCTCCGGGCCGAGGATCGCTACCAGCAGGCCGCGCCGCAGGTGCGCGCGGTACTCGACACACCCGCGCCGCCGTCGGTGCGGGTGCCCTCGGTCGGTGCGTACGCGCTCGCGACCCGCACGCTGCGCTACCCGCCGATCGCCGAGCTCGCGCGACCGCTGCTCAAGCTCGCGGGCGTGCGCATCGATCCCGAGAACCGCTCGCACCACGGCCAGCGGCACGTGGTCGAGCTGTCGATGCTGACGCTCGCCGACGGCGTGACGCGTCCGGTGGCGCTGCCGGCCGGTGCTCGCGTGGACGACATCCAGTGGAACGCAGCCGGCACCAAGGCGGCCTTCACGGTCGTCGAGGATGGCGCGGTGCAGCTGTGGCTGCTCGACGCCAAGACTGCAAAGGCGCGCCGGGTCGGCAAGCTCGCGCTGAATCCGATGATCGGTGAGGCGCTGCAGTGGCTGCCCGACGGGCAGTCGCTGTTGGTGCAGCTGGTGGTCCCGGGCGCGCCACCCAAGCCCGCGCCTGCGCCCGCCGGGCCCCGCATCGAGTCGAGTGCGAAGGCGGCGGCCGCCAGCAGCACGTACGAGTCCCGCGACCTGCTGCGCACGCCCCACGAGGCCGATCTTTTCCAGCACTACGCGACGTCGCAGCTGGCGATCGTCGAGGCCAGCGGCCGCACGCGCAAGCTCGGTGCGCCCGCGGTCTACGGCAACACCGAGGTCTCGCCCGACGGCAAGCACCTGCTCGTGCATCGCATCGAGCGGCCGTACTCGCTGACGCGGGCCTACTGGCGCTTCCCCACCGATGTCGAGGTCTGGGACCTGCGGGGCCACGTGGTCGAGACCATCGCGGAGCTGCCGCTGGCAGACGCGGTGCCGGTCGATGGCGTCCGCGTGGGCCCGCGCGACGTCGGCTGGCGACCGACCGCACCGTCGACGTTGGTGTGGGCCGAGGCCCAGGACGGCGGCGACACCTACAAAGAGGTCGCGCACCACGACCGCGTGATCACCAAGCCGGTCGGCAAGCCGGCGACGACGTGGTTCGAGACCAAGCAGCGCTTCGGCGGCATCGCGTGGTTCGACGACGGCAAGCACGCGCTGGTCTCGGAGGTCGATCGCGATCGACACCGGCTCCTCACCAAGCTGATCGAGGTCGATGGCTCGGCCACCGCCGCCCGCACGGTGTGGGATCGCAGCTACGACGACCGCTATGGCGACCCCGGCGCGCCAGTGTATCGCGTGAGCGCCGATGGCAGCTGGTTGGTGCAGGTCGATCGCGGTGCGATCTACCTCGTGGGCGAGGGCGCCACGTCCGAGGGCGATCGACCGTTCCTCGATCGCCTCGACCTCGCGACGCTGGAGACCGAGCGACTGTTCCGCTCCGATGCGACGGGCGTCGAGCGCTTCGTGCGTTGGCTCGATCCTGTCGCGGGCACGTTCTTGACGCTGCGCGAGACGCCGGACACGCCGCGCAACCTCGTCACGCGGACGCTCGGGGCCCCGGTCGCGAAGCCCGGCAAGGCTGACGCGGTGCGCAGCAGCACCGCGGTGGCGCTGACCCACTTCGAAGATCCCACGCCGCAGCTGCGCGCGGTCACCAAGAAGCTCGTGAAGTACGAGCGTGCCGACGGCGTGCCGCTGTCGTTCACGCTGTACCTGCCGCCCGGCTACGAGGCGGGCACGCGCCTGCCCACGGTGTTCTGGGCCTACCCGCTCGACTACACCGACAAGTCCCACGCCGGGCAGGTCGACGCTGCGCCGCAGGAGTACACCGCGGTGGTCGGGCCGTCGCCGATCTTCCTCGCGCTGCAGGGCTACGCTGTGCTGGACAACGTGTCGATGCCGGTGGTCGGGCCCACGCAGAGCGCCTACGACGACTTCCTGCCGCAGGTGGAGGCCAACGCCAAGGCCGCGATCGACAAGGCCGTCGAGCTCGGCGTCACCGATCGCGAGCGCGTGGGCGTGATGGGCCACAGCCACGGCGGCTTGATGACCGCCAACCTGCTGGCCTGGACCGATCTGTTCCGCGCCGGCGTCGCGCGCAGCGGCGCGTACAACCACACCATGCGGCCGTTCGGCTTCCAGAACGAGCGACGCAGCCTCTACCAGGCCCCGCAGACGTATCTGCAGCTGTCACCGGTCGTGCATGCCGAGCGCATCGACGAGCCGCTGCTCATCATCCACGGTGAAATCGATGCCAACCCCGGCACCGTACCCCTGCAGTCGGAGAAGCTCTTCGAGGCGGTGCGCGGCGTCGGTGGCACCACGCGATTGGTGATGCTGCCGTTCGAGTCCCACGGCTACGTCGCGCGCGAGTCGGTCGAGCACGTGATCGCCGAGACCACCGCGTGGTTCGATCAGCACGTGAAGGACGCGGGCCCGCGCAAGCCCAAGCCGAAGGTCGCGATGAAGCCGACGCCCGCGGCCGGGGCGAAGCCGGTCGTCGCGAAGCCGGCTGCCGCGGCCACGAGTGCGAAGCCGTGCGAGCCCGAGCGTCGCCGGGGACGTCGGGCCAAGCGACGCGCGCCACGGTAG
- a CDS encoding acyl-CoA dehydrogenase gives MSTPFRVDLDDLEFIFFEQLRAHERLVQFEPYRELDADTYRATFAEAARLATGVLSPINRVGDREGCKLDGEGNVTTPTGFRGAWRQMAEGGWIAPSAPVELGGAGMPRCVTMAVNDMFDAAAIAFMMYPGLTAAAGRMVRAFGPENTRDMVAGKLFGGQWGGTMCLTESGAGSSVGDNRARATPSDEPGVWLLEGEKIFISGGDSDLVENVVHLVLARTPDSPNGTKGLSLFLVPKFMFDEGGKLGARNGAKVVGIEHKMGINGSATCTLALGADTPCKGWMVGKEREGIALMFHMMNEARIGVAGQGTAIAGAAYHYAVDYAKDRVQGTKLTKRDSDAERVAITSHPDVRRMLMTLKVIAETTRAACIRMVFLHDIARNTTDEQERARCEARQDILIPVLKAHCTDLGFEMAALAVQVYGGYGYLGEYPVEQLVRDAKIQSIYEGTNGIQALDLVGRKLRAQGGAVFMGWMSEAQAELAAAGAEGFTAQADAIGKSLAQLGACAMHLGKTAAGGNVDGAFIYAVPLLRTMGVIQLAFEALEQARVAKRAIAASGETPLLRGKLLNLDFYVAHILPQAIATAKSVQSGDESCLDPSLFT, from the coding sequence ATGAGCACGCCGTTTCGCGTCGACCTGGACGATCTCGAGTTCATCTTCTTCGAGCAGCTGCGCGCGCACGAGCGCCTGGTGCAGTTCGAACCCTACCGTGAGCTCGATGCCGACACGTATCGCGCAACCTTCGCAGAGGCCGCCCGCCTCGCGACCGGCGTGCTGAGCCCGATCAACAGGGTCGGTGATCGCGAGGGTTGCAAGCTCGACGGCGAGGGCAACGTGACCACGCCGACGGGCTTTCGTGGCGCGTGGCGGCAGATGGCCGAGGGCGGCTGGATTGCCCCGTCGGCGCCGGTCGAGCTGGGCGGCGCTGGCATGCCGCGCTGCGTGACGATGGCGGTCAACGACATGTTCGATGCCGCCGCGATCGCGTTCATGATGTACCCCGGCCTCACCGCCGCAGCCGGGCGGATGGTGCGTGCGTTCGGGCCGGAGAACACCCGCGACATGGTTGCGGGCAAGCTGTTCGGCGGCCAGTGGGGCGGCACGATGTGCCTCACCGAGTCCGGCGCCGGTAGCTCGGTCGGCGACAACCGTGCCCGCGCCACGCCGAGCGACGAGCCCGGGGTGTGGCTGCTCGAGGGCGAGAAGATCTTCATCTCGGGTGGCGACAGTGACCTGGTCGAGAACGTCGTGCACCTGGTGCTCGCGCGCACGCCCGACTCGCCCAACGGCACCAAGGGCCTGTCGCTGTTCCTGGTGCCCAAGTTCATGTTCGACGAGGGCGGCAAGCTCGGCGCGCGCAACGGCGCGAAGGTCGTCGGCATCGAGCACAAGATGGGCATCAACGGCTCGGCCACCTGCACGCTGGCGCTCGGCGCCGACACACCGTGCAAGGGCTGGATGGTCGGCAAGGAGCGCGAGGGCATCGCGCTCATGTTCCACATGATGAACGAGGCCCGCATCGGCGTGGCGGGGCAGGGCACCGCGATCGCCGGCGCCGCGTACCACTACGCGGTGGACTACGCGAAGGACCGCGTGCAGGGCACCAAGCTGACCAAGCGCGACAGCGATGCCGAGCGCGTGGCCATCACCTCGCACCCCGACGTGCGCCGCATGTTGATGACGCTCAAGGTCATCGCCGAGACCACCCGCGCAGCGTGCATCCGCATGGTGTTCCTGCACGACATCGCGCGCAACACCACCGACGAGCAGGAGCGCGCGCGCTGCGAGGCTCGGCAGGACATCCTCATCCCCGTGCTCAAGGCCCACTGCACCGACCTCGGCTTCGAGATGGCCGCGCTGGCCGTGCAGGTCTACGGCGGCTATGGCTACCTCGGCGAGTACCCGGTCGAGCAGCTGGTGCGCGACGCGAAGATCCAGTCGATCTACGAGGGCACCAACGGCATCCAGGCGCTCGACCTGGTCGGTCGCAAGCTGCGGGCCCAGGGCGGCGCGGTGTTCATGGGCTGGATGAGCGAGGCGCAGGCCGAGCTCGCGGCCGCCGGCGCCGAGGGCTTCACCGCCCAAGCCGACGCGATCGGAAAGTCGCTCGCGCAGCTCGGTGCGTGCGCGATGCACCTCGGCAAGACCGCGGCCGGCGGCAACGTCGACGGTGCGTTCATCTATGCGGTCCCGCTGCTGCGCACGATGGGCGTGATCCAGCTCGCCTTCGAGGCGCTCGAGCAGGCCCGCGTGGCCAAGCGGGCGATCGCGGCCAGCGGCGAGACCCCGCTGCTGCGCGGCAAGCTGCTCAACCTCGACTTCTACGTCGCCCACATCCTGCCGCAGGCGATCGCGACCGCCAAGAGCGTGCAGTCGGGCGACGAGAGCTGCCTCGATCCATCGCTCTTCACGTGA